A genomic window from Bradyrhizobium lupini includes:
- a CDS encoding MBL fold metallo-hydrolase — protein sequence MQWKVGRVKITKLVEMETVGSTRFILPAATNDEIRKLPWLIPHFATEEGRLKMSIHSLVLETPSRRIVVDTGLGNDKQGRNVPTWNNRTTPFLETMIAAGFPPDSIDTVLCTHLHVDHVGWNTKWVDGKWVPSFPNARYVFGKTEYQHWRDHSTEPDKQAVFVDSVKPIVDAGRAELVASDHRLSEEISMIPTPGHSPGHMSVLIRSDGEQGLLTGDVAHHPCQMAHLGWSSNADSDQSQSAATRRELFGRFADTPTLVIGGHFSAGHIKRDGDAFRFEALA from the coding sequence ATGCAGTGGAAAGTCGGCAGGGTCAAGATCACCAAACTCGTCGAGATGGAGACGGTGGGTTCAACCCGCTTCATCCTCCCGGCAGCAACCAACGATGAAATCCGGAAGCTGCCCTGGCTGATCCCGCATTTCGCCACGGAAGAAGGCCGGCTGAAAATGTCGATCCATTCGCTGGTGCTCGAAACTCCTTCGCGCCGCATCGTGGTCGATACCGGACTTGGCAACGACAAGCAGGGCCGCAACGTCCCGACCTGGAACAATCGCACCACACCATTCCTGGAGACGATGATTGCGGCGGGCTTTCCGCCCGACAGCATCGATACCGTGCTGTGCACGCATCTTCATGTCGATCATGTCGGCTGGAACACGAAATGGGTCGACGGCAAATGGGTGCCGAGCTTCCCCAACGCGCGCTACGTCTTCGGCAAGACCGAATACCAGCACTGGCGCGACCACTCCACCGAGCCGGACAAGCAGGCCGTGTTTGTCGATTCCGTGAAGCCGATCGTCGATGCCGGCCGGGCGGAGTTGGTCGCGAGCGACCACCGGCTCAGCGAGGAGATCAGCATGATCCCAACCCCCGGCCACAGCCCCGGGCATATGAGCGTTCTGATCCGGTCGGACGGCGAGCAGGGACTGCTGACGGGCGACGTCGCCCATCATCCCTGCCAGATGGCGCATCTCGGCTGGTCCTCGAACGCGGATTCCGATCAGAGCCAATCTGCCGCGACGCGGCGCGAATTGTTCGGCCGGTTTGCCGACACCCCGACGCTGGTGATCGGCGGGCACTTTTCGGCCGGGCACATCAAGCGGGATGGGGACGCATTCAGGTTCGAGGCGCTGGCCTAG
- a CDS encoding fumarylacetoacetate hydrolase family protein: MKLVRYGEKGAEKPGLIDKSGQLRDLSAHVKDLTGEAYSPESLKKLAALDPASLPAVSGKPRFGAPVIGMSKFVAIGLNYSDHAKETGAEIPSEPIIFMKANTSLSGPNDAIEKPRGSTKLDWEVEIAAIIGTRAKYVSEADALNHVAGYCVCNDVSERAFQIERLGQWTKGKSHDTFGPLGPWLATKDEIKDVQNLPMWLDVNGQRRQTGSTKTMIFSMAKCISYVSQFMTLLPGDIITTGTPPGVGLGMKPPTFLNVGDVITLGIEGLGEQRQEIVAA; this comes from the coding sequence ATGAAGCTTGTTCGTTATGGCGAGAAGGGTGCGGAAAAGCCCGGCCTGATCGACAAATCCGGCCAGTTGCGGGACCTGTCGGCGCATGTGAAGGACCTGACCGGCGAGGCCTATTCGCCCGAGAGCCTGAAGAAGCTGGCGGCGCTCGATCCGGCCTCGCTGCCCGCCGTCTCCGGCAAGCCGCGGTTCGGCGCCCCCGTTATCGGCATGTCGAAATTCGTGGCGATCGGCCTCAACTACAGCGACCACGCCAAGGAGACCGGCGCGGAAATCCCGAGCGAGCCGATCATTTTCATGAAGGCCAACACCTCGCTGTCCGGCCCGAACGACGCCATCGAGAAGCCGCGCGGCTCGACCAAGCTCGACTGGGAGGTCGAGATCGCCGCGATCATCGGCACGCGCGCAAAATACGTTTCGGAAGCCGACGCGCTCAACCACGTCGCCGGCTACTGCGTCTGCAACGACGTCTCCGAGCGCGCCTTCCAGATCGAGCGCCTGGGTCAGTGGACCAAGGGCAAGTCGCACGACACGTTCGGCCCGCTCGGTCCCTGGCTCGCCACCAAGGACGAGATCAAGGACGTGCAGAACCTGCCGATGTGGCTCGACGTGAACGGCCAGCGCCGTCAGACCGGCTCGACCAAGACCATGATCTTCTCGATGGCCAAGTGCATCTCCTATGTCTCGCAGTTCATGACGCTGCTGCCGGGCGACATCATCACGACAGGCACCCCGCCCGGCGTCGGCCTCGGCATGAAGCCGCCGACCTTCCTCAATGTCGGCGACGTCATCACGCTCGGCATCGAGGGCCTCGGCGAGCAGCGCCAGGAGATCGTCGCGGCGTAA
- a CDS encoding glutathione S-transferase family protein, translating into MKLTFSPASPFARKVRIAAIELGLIDKIELTPASVAPGTANEDYSRITPLKKLPVLITNDGDVILDSYVIVEYLNEMAGGSLIPDYGPRRWKAKTNHSLINGMLDSMLLCRYEKMVRPQGLQWQAWSDDHWNRAWTGMARFENMPDVLNGPFDISQIGLVCVLGYADFRFADCGWRKAYPKLDAFHQKMLERPSVKISVPPAA; encoded by the coding sequence ATGAAGCTCACCTTCTCCCCCGCCTCGCCCTTTGCCCGCAAGGTGCGCATCGCCGCGATCGAGCTCGGGCTGATCGACAAGATCGAACTCACGCCGGCGAGCGTCGCGCCCGGCACGGCCAACGAGGACTATTCACGCATCACGCCGCTGAAAAAGCTGCCGGTGCTGATCACCAATGACGGCGACGTCATCCTGGACTCGTATGTCATCGTCGAATATCTCAATGAGATGGCCGGCGGCAGCCTGATCCCCGATTACGGTCCGCGGCGCTGGAAGGCCAAGACCAATCATTCCCTGATCAACGGCATGCTCGATTCCATGCTGCTGTGCCGCTACGAGAAGATGGTGCGGCCGCAGGGCCTGCAATGGCAGGCGTGGTCGGACGACCATTGGAACCGGGCCTGGACCGGCATGGCGCGCTTCGAGAACATGCCCGATGTCCTCAACGGTCCGTTCGACATCTCGCAGATCGGCCTCGTCTGCGTGCTCGGCTATGCCGACTTCCGCTTCGCCGATTGCGGCTGGCGCAAGGCCTATCCGAAGCTCGACGCGTTCCACCAGAAAATGCTGGAGCGGCCCTCCGTGAAGATCTCAGTGCCGCCAGCGGCGTAG
- a CDS encoding serine hydrolase domain-containing protein codes for MLDRFPRLGILGASLMLALTVSTTSVQADGMVPGQRNLACEPPSSTDDGWMTASPDSVGMDGAQLCGIAARLGQRATSVHSVVVARHGKLVFEQYFAGYDQPWGQPEGQREFTATTKHDIRSASKSIVSLLVGIAIDRKLIEGVDEPVLKFFPDHQAVKQAGWEAITLRHLLTMSSGMKWDEARAWTDPNNDEPHLTFEADPISYVLARPIAAPPDVLWTYNGGGTELLGNILERVSGKPLETFAREVLFQPLGITDFEWKAYPKNGKIAAAAGLRLRPRDAAKLGQLVLDRGQWNGQQIVSAYWIAQSIAPRFQAIGYFGGTLFYGYQWWMGRSLAGGMEIKWVGAFGWGGQRIFIVPELDLVMMTTAAQYGQPKEGLAAIDVLSNIVIPSVRDAR; via the coding sequence ATGCTCGATCGCTTCCCCCGCCTCGGCATTCTCGGCGCGAGCCTCATGCTCGCGTTGACCGTCTCAACCACTTCCGTGCAAGCCGACGGCATGGTGCCTGGACAGCGAAACCTCGCCTGCGAACCGCCATCGTCAACCGACGACGGCTGGATGACTGCGTCGCCCGACAGCGTCGGCATGGACGGCGCGCAACTTTGCGGCATCGCCGCCCGACTCGGGCAACGCGCGACTTCGGTCCATTCGGTTGTCGTCGCGCGCCACGGCAAGCTCGTCTTCGAGCAATACTTCGCCGGCTACGACCAACCCTGGGGACAACCGGAAGGCCAGCGCGAATTCACCGCGACGACGAAGCACGACATCCGTTCGGCATCGAAGAGCATCGTTTCGCTGCTCGTCGGCATCGCGATCGATCGCAAGCTGATCGAAGGCGTCGACGAGCCTGTGCTCAAGTTCTTCCCCGATCATCAGGCGGTGAAGCAAGCGGGCTGGGAGGCCATCACGCTGCGCCATCTGCTGACGATGTCCTCGGGAATGAAATGGGACGAGGCGCGAGCATGGACCGATCCGAACAACGACGAGCCGCATCTCACCTTTGAAGCCGATCCGATCAGCTATGTGCTCGCAAGACCGATCGCCGCACCGCCGGATGTACTCTGGACCTATAATGGCGGCGGGACTGAACTGCTCGGCAACATCCTCGAACGCGTCTCGGGCAAGCCGCTAGAGACGTTTGCGCGCGAGGTGCTGTTCCAGCCGCTCGGGATCACCGATTTCGAGTGGAAGGCCTACCCGAAGAACGGCAAGATCGCGGCGGCCGCCGGCCTGCGCTTGCGTCCGCGAGATGCCGCCAAGCTCGGCCAGCTCGTGCTCGATCGCGGCCAGTGGAACGGCCAACAAATCGTCTCGGCCTATTGGATTGCACAATCGATCGCGCCGCGCTTCCAGGCGATCGGCTATTTCGGCGGCACGCTGTTCTACGGCTATCAATGGTGGATGGGCCGCTCGCTGGCCGGCGGGATGGAAATCAAATGGGTTGGCGCCTTCGGCTGGGGCGGACAACGCATTTTCATCGTGCCTGAGCTTGACCTCGTCATGATGACCACCGCTGCCCAATACGGCCAGCCGAAGGAAGGGCTGGCCGCGATCGACGTCCTCTCCAACATCGTCATTCCGTCCGTGCGTGACGCACGCTGA
- a CDS encoding MBL fold metallo-hydrolase: MSLKYAVGDLTIHRIIEQETSFVPALEMLPGLTPELLAENRAWMREAKALDDSDTLMLCFQSYVIKTPHHTILVDSCIGNDKPRPQRPKWNMKTDDTYLRGLNAAGFSPHDIDFVMCTHLHVDHVGWNTRLENGRWVPTFPKARYVFAKQEFDHWTEQNAKAEVPPFADSVLPVVEAKRHELVGNDHQIGDHVRILPTPGHTPGHIAITMGHGRDDAVFSGDLMHSPLQTLYPELSVKFDLDQAKAATTRRSFLERCCDTDTLCCTAHFPSPSVGNIRRKGSGFVCAAV, from the coding sequence ATGAGCCTGAAATACGCGGTCGGCGATCTCACCATCCATCGCATCATCGAGCAGGAAACCTCGTTCGTCCCGGCGCTGGAGATGTTGCCGGGGCTGACACCGGAGCTGCTGGCCGAGAACCGCGCGTGGATGAGGGAGGCGAAAGCCCTGGATGACAGCGACACATTGATGCTGTGCTTCCAGTCCTATGTGATCAAGACGCCGCACCACACCATTCTGGTCGACAGCTGCATCGGCAACGACAAGCCGCGGCCGCAGCGCCCGAAATGGAACATGAAGACCGACGACACCTATCTGCGCGGACTCAACGCTGCCGGATTCTCGCCTCACGACATCGACTTCGTGATGTGCACGCATCTGCATGTCGATCACGTCGGCTGGAACACGCGTCTGGAGAACGGCCGCTGGGTGCCGACCTTCCCGAAAGCGCGCTACGTCTTCGCCAAGCAGGAGTTCGATCATTGGACCGAGCAGAACGCGAAGGCGGAGGTGCCGCCCTTCGCCGACAGCGTGCTGCCGGTGGTCGAGGCCAAACGCCACGAGCTTGTCGGCAACGATCACCAGATCGGCGACCACGTTCGTATTCTGCCGACGCCGGGCCACACGCCGGGCCATATCGCCATCACGATGGGCCACGGCAGGGATGACGCCGTGTTCTCCGGCGACCTCATGCACTCGCCGTTGCAGACGCTCTATCCGGAGCTGTCGGTCAAGTTCGACCTCGATCAGGCCAAGGCGGCAACGACGCGCCGCAGCTTCCTGGAACGCTGTTGCGATACCGACACGTTGTGCTGCACCGCGCATTTCCCCTCGCCGTCCGTTGGGAATATCCGGCGCAAGGGCAGTGGCTTCGTATGCGCGGCGGTGTAG
- a CDS encoding alpha/beta fold hydrolase gives MTMLPDIPLPAGIRSRYVDDINGLRMHVLEAGFETKGRPCTLLLHGFPELAFSWRKVMPALSSAGYHVIAPDQRGYGRTTGWSAEYDGDLAPFSLFNLVRDALGLVSAFGYRQVDVVGHDFGSPVAAWCALMRPDVFRSVTMMSAPFGGAPPLPFNTVDTPVKPAAEDPVHRELAALPRPRKHYQWYYATRPANADMHRAPQGVHDFLRAYYHHKSADWTDNKPYPLKSWSANELAKLPTYYVMDLNETMAETVAKEMPSQAAIAANQWLPDRELGYYGAEYGRTGFQGGLQWYRCGTSGAFNSQLQLLAGRNIDIPSCFISGKQDWGTYQRPGVFEAMQARACTKLLGCHLVDGAGHWVQQEQPAEVSRLLLDFLAKSRGVV, from the coding sequence ATGACAATGCTCCCCGACATCCCGCTCCCCGCCGGCATCCGCTCACGCTATGTCGACGATATCAACGGCCTGCGCATGCATGTGCTGGAGGCCGGCTTCGAGACCAAGGGGCGGCCCTGCACCCTGCTGCTGCACGGCTTTCCCGAGCTTGCCTTCTCCTGGCGAAAGGTGATGCCGGCGCTGAGCTCGGCTGGCTATCACGTGATCGCGCCGGACCAGCGCGGCTATGGCCGGACGACGGGATGGAGCGCGGAGTATGACGGCGATCTCGCGCCCTTTTCGCTCTTCAACCTGGTGCGGGATGCGCTCGGGCTGGTGTCGGCGTTCGGCTACAGGCAAGTCGACGTGGTCGGACATGATTTCGGCAGCCCAGTCGCGGCCTGGTGCGCGCTGATGCGGCCCGACGTATTTCGTTCGGTGACGATGATGAGCGCGCCATTCGGCGGAGCGCCGCCGCTGCCGTTCAACACGGTCGACACGCCGGTAAAGCCAGCGGCCGAAGACCCCGTGCATCGCGAGCTCGCCGCCTTGCCGCGTCCACGCAAGCATTATCAATGGTACTATGCGACACGCCCGGCCAATGCCGACATGCACCGCGCGCCACAGGGCGTGCATGATTTCCTGCGCGCCTACTATCATCACAAGAGCGCGGACTGGACCGACAACAAGCCATATCCGCTGAAATCCTGGTCGGCGAACGAGCTTGCGAAGCTGCCGACCTATTATGTGATGGACCTGAACGAGACCATGGCCGAGACGGTCGCGAAGGAGATGCCCTCGCAGGCCGCAATCGCCGCCAATCAATGGCTGCCCGACCGCGAGCTCGGCTACTACGGCGCCGAATATGGCCGCACTGGATTCCAGGGCGGCCTGCAATGGTACCGCTGCGGCACATCGGGCGCATTCAACAGCCAGCTCCAATTGCTGGCCGGCCGCAACATCGACATCCCCTCCTGCTTCATCTCGGGCAAGCAGGATTGGGGCACCTATCAGCGTCCCGGCGTATTCGAGGCCATGCAGGCGCGGGCCTGCACGAAGCTGCTGGGCTGCCACCTCGTCGATGGCGCCGGTCACTGGGTGCAGCAGGAGCAGCCGGCCGAGGTGAGCCGCCTGCTGCTCGATTTCCTGGCGAAGAGCCGCGGCGTGGTTTGA
- the mbfA gene encoding iron exporter MbfA, whose amino-acid sequence MKNFADLTEREVLAVAISSEEEDSRIYMNFAEDLKERYPDSAKIFEQMAEEERGHRHMLLEMYEQRFGPHLPPIRREDVKGFLRRRPVWLTKNLSLDTIRKEVETMELQAERFYVKAAEQAQDVGVRRLLGDLAEAEKGHEEVAAKLTDRILSSDVRAEEDRTNRRMFVLQYVQPGLAGLMDGSVSTLAPLFAAAFATHQNWQTFLVGLAASIGAGISMGFAEALSDDGSLTGRGSPWLRGLTCGLMTTLGGLGHTLPYLVPDSWANAFWIATGIAGIVVFFELWAIAFIRARYMDTPFLQAVFQIVLGGAIVLAVGILIGAA is encoded by the coding sequence GTGAAGAATTTTGCCGATCTGACCGAGCGCGAGGTGCTTGCGGTCGCAATCTCCTCCGAGGAGGAGGACAGCCGCATCTACATGAACTTCGCCGAAGACTTGAAGGAGCGCTATCCGGACTCCGCCAAGATCTTCGAGCAGATGGCCGAGGAAGAGCGCGGCCATCGCCACATGCTGCTGGAAATGTACGAGCAGCGCTTCGGTCCGCATTTGCCCCCGATCCGCCGCGAGGACGTCAAAGGCTTCCTGCGCCGCCGTCCGGTCTGGCTCACCAAAAACCTGTCGCTCGACACCATCCGCAAGGAGGTCGAGACAATGGAATTGCAGGCCGAGCGCTTTTACGTGAAGGCCGCTGAACAGGCGCAGGATGTCGGCGTGCGCCGCCTGCTCGGCGATCTGGCCGAGGCCGAGAAGGGCCACGAAGAGGTGGCGGCGAAGCTGACGGATCGGATCCTGAGTTCAGACGTGCGCGCCGAGGAAGACCGCACCAACCGGCGCATGTTCGTGCTGCAATATGTGCAGCCAGGTCTCGCCGGCCTGATGGACGGCTCCGTCTCGACGCTGGCGCCGCTGTTTGCGGCTGCCTTCGCCACGCATCAGAATTGGCAAACATTTCTGGTCGGCCTCGCCGCCTCGATCGGTGCCGGCATCAGCATGGGCTTTGCGGAAGCGCTGTCCGACGACGGCTCGCTGACCGGGCGTGGTTCGCCCTGGCTGCGCGGTCTCACCTGCGGCTTGATGACGACGCTCGGCGGGCTTGGGCACACCCTGCCCTATCTCGTGCCCGATAGCTGGGCCAACGCATTCTGGATCGCGACGGGAATCGCCGGAATTGTCGTGTTCTTCGAATTGTGGGCGATCGCCTTCATCCGCGCGCGCTACATGGACACGCCGTTCCTCCAGGCCGTGTTCCAGATCGTGCTCGGCGGCGCGATCGTGCTGGCGGTGGGGATATTGATCGGAGCGGCGTAG